A window from Streptomyces subrutilus encodes these proteins:
- a CDS encoding L,D-transpeptidase family protein, translated as MRTALVTGSLIAAALLPQAPHRGVPLPDLLADTGGGTQLLTAVAPAPGSTTGRLTWWDRRAGGWYEAGSAEARFGANGLTEGARRTQGTDTTPTGLYDLPYAFGIREAPAGTAYGYRRVTDRSWWCQDNGSASYNRWVEPLPADCAPGEAEHLVTYAAQYAHALVIGFNYDRPVRGRGAGIFLHANGAGATAGCVSVPEEVMRALLRWADPARGPHIAIGTGSGELAVTRY; from the coding sequence CTGCGTACCGCTCTCGTCACCGGTTCCCTGATCGCCGCCGCCCTGCTGCCGCAGGCCCCGCACCGCGGCGTCCCGCTGCCCGACCTGCTCGCCGACACCGGCGGCGGCACCCAGCTGCTGACCGCCGTCGCGCCCGCGCCCGGGTCCACGACCGGCCGGCTCACCTGGTGGGACCGGCGCGCGGGCGGCTGGTACGAGGCCGGGAGCGCGGAGGCCCGCTTCGGGGCGAACGGGCTCACCGAGGGCGCGCGCCGCACACAGGGCACCGACACCACCCCGACGGGCCTGTACGACCTCCCGTACGCCTTCGGCATCCGTGAGGCGCCGGCCGGGACGGCCTACGGCTACCGACGGGTCACCGACCGCTCCTGGTGGTGCCAGGACAACGGCTCGGCGAGCTACAACCGCTGGGTTGAGCCGCTGCCCGCGGACTGCGCGCCGGGCGAGGCGGAGCACCTGGTGACGTACGCGGCGCAGTACGCGCACGCGCTGGTCATCGGCTTCAACTACGACCGGCCCGTCCGCGGCCGGGGCGCCGGCATCTTCCTGCACGCCAACGGCGCGGGGGCGACGGCCGGTTGCGTGTCCGTGCCCGAGGAGGTCATGCGCGCGCTGCTGCGCTGGGCGGACCCGGCCCGCGGCCCGCACATCGCGATCGGCACCGGGTCGGGGGAGCTGGCGGTCACCCGCTACTGA
- a CDS encoding acetylornithine transaminase — translation MTANTGNQEYAARWQGALTDNYGTPAVALVRGEGAQVWDADGAQYTDFVGGIAVNALGHAHPAIVEAVTRQVSTLGHVSNLFVSEPVVALGERLLQLFGRPGRVFFCNSGAEAVEAAFKIGRLTGRTHMVATEGGFHGRTMGALALTGQPAKQTPFLPLPGDVTHVPYGDVEALRAVVTEETALVVIEPIQGENGVVVPPAGYLTAAREITRATGTLLVLDEVQTGMGRCGQWFEHQAHEGVEPDLVTLAKGLGGGLPIGAVAAFGPAADLLRPGQHGTTFGGNPVSCAAGLAVIDTIVAEGLLDRVKESGERLRSGIEGTGHRLVSHVRGAGLLLGIVLTEPLAPRVQQAAREAGFLVNAPAPDVVRLMPPYVLSEAELDAFLQALPGILDAADGDGSGE, via the coding sequence GTGACCGCGAACACGGGCAACCAGGAGTACGCCGCCCGCTGGCAGGGCGCCCTGACCGACAACTACGGCACCCCCGCGGTGGCCCTCGTACGCGGTGAGGGCGCGCAGGTCTGGGACGCGGACGGCGCGCAGTACACCGACTTCGTCGGAGGCATCGCCGTCAACGCCCTCGGCCACGCCCACCCGGCGATCGTCGAGGCCGTCACCCGGCAGGTCTCCACCCTCGGGCACGTCTCCAACCTCTTCGTCTCCGAACCGGTCGTGGCGCTCGGCGAACGGCTGCTCCAGCTCTTCGGCCGCCCCGGCCGGGTCTTCTTCTGCAACTCCGGAGCCGAGGCCGTCGAGGCCGCCTTCAAGATCGGCCGGCTGACCGGCCGGACCCACATGGTGGCCACCGAGGGCGGCTTCCACGGCCGCACCATGGGCGCCCTCGCCCTCACCGGCCAGCCGGCGAAGCAGACCCCCTTCCTCCCGCTGCCCGGCGACGTCACCCACGTCCCGTACGGCGACGTGGAGGCCCTGCGGGCCGTCGTCACCGAGGAGACGGCCCTCGTCGTCATCGAGCCGATCCAGGGCGAGAACGGTGTCGTGGTGCCCCCCGCCGGCTACCTGACCGCCGCCCGCGAGATCACCCGCGCCACCGGCACCCTGCTCGTCCTCGACGAGGTCCAGACCGGCATGGGCCGCTGCGGCCAGTGGTTCGAGCACCAGGCCCACGAGGGCGTCGAGCCCGACCTCGTCACCCTCGCCAAGGGGCTGGGCGGCGGGCTGCCGATCGGCGCCGTGGCCGCCTTCGGCCCGGCCGCCGACCTGCTCCGGCCCGGCCAGCACGGCACCACCTTCGGCGGGAACCCGGTGTCCTGCGCCGCCGGCCTCGCCGTGATCGACACCATCGTCGCGGAAGGACTCCTCGACCGGGTCAAGGAGAGCGGCGAGCGGCTCCGCTCCGGCATCGAGGGCACCGGGCACCGGCTCGTCTCCCACGTCCGCGGCGCGGGCCTGCTCCTGGGTATCGTGCTGACCGAGCCCCTCGCACCCCGGGTGCAGCAGGCGGCTCGGGAAGCCGGCTTCCTGGTCAACGCGCCCGCCCCCGACGTCGTACGGCTCATGCCCCCGTACGTACTGTCCGAGGCGGAGCTGGACGCGTTCCTCCAGGCCCTGCCCGGCATCCTCGACGCAGCCGACGGGGACGGATCCGGAGAATGA
- the argJ gene encoding bifunctional glutamate N-acetyltransferase/amino-acid acetyltransferase ArgJ, with amino-acid sequence MSVTAAQGFTAAGIAAGIKANGNPDLALVVNHGPRLAAAGVFTSNRVKAAPVHWSEQVLRGGTVGAVVLNSGGANACTGPKGFQDTHATAEKVAEVLGAHVPGGEFNAGEIAVASTGLIGVLLPMDKLLPGIETAAAALSADGGEAAAVAIKTTDTVHKTATASGDGWTVGGMAKGAGMLAPGLATMLVVLTTDADLDSGTLDKALRDATRTTFDRVDSDGCMSTNDTVLLLASGASGRVPGHEEFAEAVRSVCDDLARQLIGDAEGASKDIRIEVVGAASEDDAVEVGRSIARNNLLKCAIHGEDPNWGRVLSAIGTTRAAFDPDRLNVAINGVWVCRNGSVGEDRDLVSMKDREVRITADLSAGTESAVIWANDLTAEYVHENSAYSS; translated from the coding sequence GTGAGCGTCACGGCAGCACAGGGGTTCACGGCAGCGGGCATCGCCGCCGGGATCAAGGCAAACGGCAACCCGGACCTGGCCCTCGTGGTCAACCACGGGCCGCGTCTGGCCGCCGCGGGCGTCTTCACCTCCAACCGCGTCAAGGCGGCGCCGGTGCACTGGTCCGAGCAGGTCCTGCGCGGCGGCACCGTCGGCGCGGTCGTGCTGAACTCCGGCGGCGCCAACGCCTGCACCGGCCCCAAGGGCTTCCAGGACACCCACGCCACGGCCGAGAAGGTCGCCGAGGTCCTCGGCGCCCACGTGCCGGGCGGGGAGTTCAACGCCGGCGAGATCGCCGTCGCCTCGACCGGCCTGATCGGCGTCCTGCTGCCGATGGACAAGCTGCTGCCGGGCATCGAGACCGCCGCGGCCGCCCTCTCCGCCGACGGCGGCGAGGCCGCCGCCGTCGCCATCAAGACCACCGACACGGTGCACAAGACCGCCACGGCCTCCGGGGACGGCTGGACCGTCGGCGGCATGGCCAAGGGCGCGGGCATGCTCGCCCCCGGCCTCGCCACCATGCTCGTCGTCCTCACCACCGACGCCGACCTGGACAGCGGCACCCTCGACAAGGCCCTGCGCGACGCGACGCGGACCACCTTCGACCGGGTCGACTCCGACGGCTGCATGTCCACCAACGACACGGTGCTGCTGCTCGCCTCCGGCGCCTCCGGCCGGGTCCCGGGCCACGAGGAGTTCGCCGAAGCCGTACGGTCCGTCTGCGACGATCTCGCCCGCCAGCTCATCGGCGACGCCGAGGGCGCCAGCAAGGACATCCGCATCGAGGTCGTCGGCGCGGCCAGCGAGGACGACGCGGTCGAGGTCGGCCGGTCCATCGCCCGCAACAACCTGCTCAAGTGCGCCATCCACGGCGAGGACCCCAACTGGGGCCGGGTGCTGTCCGCCATCGGCACCACCAGGGCGGCCTTCGACCCGGACCGGCTGAACGTGGCCATCAACGGCGTATGGGTCTGCCGCAACGGATCCGTCGGCGAGGACCGCGACCTGGTGAGCATGAAGGACCGCGAGGTGCGCATCACCGCCGACCTGTCCGCCGGCACCGAGTCCGCCGTCATCTGGGCCAACGACCTGACCGCCGAGTACGTCCACGAGAACAGCGCGTACAGCTCATGA
- the argB gene encoding acetylglutamate kinase, protein MSADEKAGQPGSDQPGTDAAGAAGTARKHTALPKAQILIEALPWLTRHNGKVVVVKFGGNAMIDEDLKAAFAQDVVFLRHAGLKPVVVHGGGPQINAQLDKQGLISEFKAGLRVTTPEAMDVVRMVLAGQVQRELVGLLNEHGPLAVGMTGEDAHTITATKHSPQIDGELVDIGRVGEITEINTGAIEALLADGRIPVISSIARSADDHHVYNVNADTAAAALAAALGAETLMVLTDVEGLYADWPHSDEVISRLTVSELEKLLPELSSGMVPKMEGCLHAVRNGVTTARVIDGRVQHSILLEIFTDEGIGTMVVPDAPQGGAK, encoded by the coding sequence ATGAGCGCCGACGAGAAGGCCGGACAGCCCGGCAGCGACCAGCCCGGCACGGACGCGGCCGGCGCCGCCGGCACCGCGCGCAAGCACACCGCGCTGCCGAAGGCGCAGATCCTCATCGAGGCGCTGCCCTGGCTCACCCGCCACAACGGCAAGGTCGTCGTCGTCAAGTTCGGCGGCAACGCCATGATCGACGAGGACCTCAAGGCGGCCTTCGCCCAGGACGTGGTCTTCCTGCGCCACGCCGGCCTCAAGCCCGTCGTCGTCCACGGCGGCGGCCCCCAGATCAACGCCCAGCTCGACAAGCAGGGCCTGATCAGCGAGTTCAAGGCGGGACTGCGCGTCACCACCCCGGAGGCCATGGACGTCGTACGGATGGTCCTGGCCGGCCAGGTGCAGCGCGAGCTGGTCGGGCTGCTCAACGAGCACGGCCCCCTCGCCGTCGGCATGACCGGCGAGGACGCGCACACCATCACCGCCACCAAGCACAGCCCGCAGATCGACGGCGAGCTCGTCGACATCGGCCGGGTCGGCGAGATCACCGAGATCAACACCGGCGCCATCGAGGCCCTGCTGGCCGACGGCCGGATCCCGGTCATCTCCTCCATCGCCCGCAGCGCCGACGACCACCACGTCTACAACGTCAACGCGGACACGGCCGCCGCCGCGCTCGCCGCCGCGCTCGGGGCCGAGACCCTGATGGTCCTCACCGACGTCGAGGGCCTGTACGCCGACTGGCCGCACAGCGACGAGGTCATCAGCCGGCTCACCGTCAGCGAGCTGGAGAAGCTGCTGCCCGAGCTGTCCAGCGGCATGGTCCCCAAGATGGAGGGCTGCCTGCACGCCGTCCGCAACGGCGTCACCACCGCCCGCGTCATCGACGGGCGGGTCCAGCACTCGATCCTGCTGGAGATCTTCACGGACGAGGGAATCGGCACGATGGTCGTGCCGGACGCGCCGCAAGGGGGAGCGAAGTGA
- a CDS encoding arginine repressor — MSQAQDTEHGGQAVPQTRTARHRRIVDILNRQPVRSQSQLAKLLADDGLSVTQATLSRDLDELGAVKIRNTNGELIYAVPSEGGFRTPQAPLGESAKEERMRRLSGELLISAEASANLVVLRTPPGAAQFLASAIDQAELQEILGTIAGDDTLMLISRDPAGGQALADHLLRLAQKEG; from the coding sequence ATGAGTCAGGCGCAGGACACAGAGCACGGCGGCCAGGCCGTCCCGCAGACCCGCACCGCCCGCCACCGCCGGATCGTGGACATCCTCAACCGGCAGCCCGTCCGCTCCCAGAGCCAGCTCGCCAAGCTGCTCGCCGACGACGGACTGAGCGTCACGCAGGCGACCCTCTCGCGCGACCTCGACGAGCTGGGCGCCGTGAAGATCCGCAACACCAACGGCGAGCTGATCTACGCGGTGCCCAGCGAGGGCGGATTCCGCACCCCGCAGGCCCCCCTCGGGGAGTCGGCGAAGGAGGAGCGCATGCGGCGCCTCTCCGGGGAGCTGCTGATCTCGGCGGAGGCCTCCGCGAACCTGGTGGTCCTGCGCACCCCGCCGGGGGCCGCGCAGTTCCTGGCCTCGGCGATCGACCAGGCCGAACTCCAGGAGATCCTCGGCACGATCGCCGGCGACGACACGCTGATGCTCATCAGCCGGGACCCGGCGGGCGGCCAGGCCCTCGCCGACCACCTGCTGCGCCTGGCCCAGAAGGAGGGTTAG
- the argC gene encoding N-acetyl-gamma-glutamyl-phosphate reductase: MAVRVAVAGASGYAGGEVLRLLLSHPEAEIGALTGNSNAGQSLGSLQPHLGPLAGRTLEATTPEVLAGHDVVFLALPHGQSAAVAAQLGDDVLVIDMGADHRLRDSADWDRFYGAPHAGTWPYGLPELPGARAALAGSKRVAVPGCFPTAVSLALFPAYAEHLAEPEAVIVAATGTSGAGKALKTNLLGAEVMGSVTPYGVGGVHRHTPEMVQNLSPVAGRPVSVSFTPTLVPMARGILATCSAKALPGTTAESLRAAYEKAYADEPFVQLLPEGQWPATKSVHGSNAVHIQVAHDPSARRIIAVSAIDNLTKGTAGGAVQSMNIALGLPEQLGLSTIGVAP, from the coding sequence ATGGCAGTACGTGTAGCGGTGGCCGGAGCGAGCGGGTACGCGGGCGGGGAAGTCCTGCGTCTGCTGCTCTCGCACCCCGAGGCGGAGATCGGCGCGCTGACCGGGAACTCCAACGCCGGGCAGTCGCTGGGCTCCCTCCAGCCGCACCTCGGCCCGCTCGCCGGGCGGACCCTGGAGGCGACCACGCCCGAGGTCCTCGCGGGACATGATGTCGTATTCCTCGCCCTGCCGCACGGCCAGTCCGCCGCCGTCGCCGCGCAGCTCGGGGACGACGTGCTCGTGATCGACATGGGCGCGGACCACCGGCTGCGCGACTCCGCCGACTGGGACCGGTTCTACGGCGCCCCGCACGCCGGGACCTGGCCCTACGGCCTCCCCGAGCTGCCCGGCGCCCGCGCCGCGCTGGCCGGGTCCAAGCGGGTCGCCGTACCCGGCTGCTTCCCCACCGCCGTCTCCCTCGCCCTCTTCCCCGCCTACGCGGAACACCTCGCCGAGCCCGAGGCCGTGATCGTCGCCGCCACCGGCACCTCGGGTGCGGGCAAGGCCCTCAAGACCAACCTCCTCGGCGCCGAGGTCATGGGCTCCGTCACCCCGTACGGCGTCGGCGGCGTCCACCGCCACACCCCCGAGATGGTGCAGAACCTCTCCCCGGTGGCCGGGCGGCCCGTCTCCGTCTCGTTCACGCCGACCCTCGTGCCCATGGCCCGCGGCATCCTCGCCACCTGCTCCGCCAAGGCCCTGCCGGGCACCACGGCCGAGTCGCTGCGCGCCGCCTACGAGAAGGCGTACGCGGACGAGCCCTTCGTCCAGCTGCTCCCCGAAGGCCAGTGGCCGGCGACCAAGTCCGTCCACGGTTCCAACGCCGTCCACATCCAGGTCGCCCACGACCCCTCCGCCCGGCGGATCATCGCCGTCAGCGCCATCGACAACCTGACCAAGGGCACCGCCGGCGGCGCGGTGCAGAGCATGAACATCGCCCTCGGGCTCCCCGAGCAGCTCGGGCTTTCCACGATCGGAGTCGCACCGTGA
- a CDS encoding pyridoxamine 5'-phosphate oxidase family protein has translation MGKLYARIDGRLRTFIEEQPVFFTATAPLAGDGHVNLSPKGRAGTLVVVDEQTLAYLDFGGSGAETIAHVRENGRITLMWCAFSGPPNIVRIHGEGEAVFRDDPRWDGLVALFGDADGPSARAVIVVRARRIADVCGYAVPFMEYRGERTLHAEHFGRKSDEEFAEYCEKKVGSSLDGLPALPLPLPPRTV, from the coding sequence ATGGGAAAGCTCTACGCACGCATCGACGGCCGCCTGCGCACGTTCATCGAGGAGCAGCCGGTCTTCTTCACCGCGACCGCGCCGCTCGCCGGCGACGGCCACGTCAACCTCTCCCCCAAGGGCCGCGCCGGGACGCTCGTCGTGGTCGACGAGCAGACGCTCGCCTACCTCGACTTCGGCGGCAGCGGCGCCGAGACGATCGCGCACGTGCGCGAGAACGGCCGGATCACCCTGATGTGGTGCGCGTTCAGCGGGCCGCCGAACATCGTGCGCATCCACGGCGAGGGCGAGGCGGTCTTCCGCGACGATCCCCGCTGGGACGGGCTGGTCGCCCTGTTCGGCGACGCCGACGGGCCGTCCGCCCGGGCGGTCATCGTGGTGCGCGCCCGCCGGATCGCCGACGTGTGCGGGTACGCCGTCCCGTTCATGGAGTACCGCGGCGAGCGGACCCTGCACGCGGAGCACTTCGGGCGCAAGAGCGACGAGGAGTTCGCGGAGTACTGCGAGAAGAAGGTCGGATCGAGCCTCGACGGCCTGCCTGCACTGCCGCTGCCCCTTCCGCCCCGTACCGTCTGA